CGGAGCCGAAATCCCGCCCGATTCGTTTCTGCGGCCGGACACGCCCAGGCGGCGCCTGTCCGTTCATCCCGCGTCTCGTCGCGAAGGGGGTCCAGGCTCAGCCTGGCGCGGGAGGGTGCAGGGAGGGGCGCGCAGCCCCTCCCTGCCCGCCGGAGGCATCTTGAATCTTCGGTCCGAATATTCTCTCTAGCCGCAGCCTTCGCCGCCGCCCTTGCAGCCCACGGAGCAGGACGCGCCCTTGCGGCGGGTGCGCACGGCGGCGAGGTCGCCGGTCTTGTACACGGCGGTGAGTCCCTGCTCGATGAAGCCTTCCATCTCCACGCAGACGATGCCCTCTTCCTCGAGCACGGTGCGCGGGGTGTCGCCGACGCCCGCGACGAGCACGACGCGGCAGTCCTTGAGCAGGGAGGCGAGCGAGTACCAGCGGCCGGGACCGCCGCCCGGGGGCGGCGCGGGCCGTTCCTCGACCATGGTGAAGCCGCCCTGCCCGTCCTCGCCCCAGATCTGGAAGCGCAGCGCCTCGCCCAAGTGCTCGTTGACCAGCATGCCTTCCATGCTTGCCACGGCCACGTAAGGCCGGGCCACGTCCAGGGGCGGCGGGGCGAGCAGCGCGGCCTCGTCGAGCTTGCTGCAGGCGGAGAGGCAGCCGGCCATCTCGCCGGAGAGGTCCTTTTCCAGGAGGCCCACGGCGTCGGCGCGGCAGCGCTTGCAGTGCAGCATCTGGGGCAGGTAGGCGCCCGCGGTCTTGCGGATCTCGTCGAGCTCGGCCCTGGACGGGGGGCGGCGCGTCCCGAAGGGCGTGCCCTCGTTGGGGATGAGGGCCATGATGTTCAGGAGGTCCACGCCGAGGCCGGAGAGGGTCCTGGCGATCTCCTCGATGTGCTGGTCGTTGAGGCCCGGGGTCAGGATGGTGTTGACCTTGACCACGATGCCGCGCTCCTTGAGGCCGATGATGGACTCCTTCTGGCGCTGCCAGAGGAGTTCGGCCGCGGCCTTTCCCTGGTAGGTGACCTTGCCGTCCTTGACCCAGCGGTAGAAGTGCTGGCCGACCTCGGGATCCACGGCGTTGACCGTGATGGTCATGTGCGTGATGCCCGCCTCGGCGATGGCGTCGAGGTGGGCGGGCACGCCCAGGCCGTTGGAGGAGACGCAGAAGAGCATGTGCGGGTACTTCTCGCGGATGAGGCGCATGGTCGTGAGGGTGGCCTCGGCGTTGGCGAAGGGGTCGCCGGGCCCGGCGATGCCCGCCACGGTGATGCGCGGCTCGCGCTCGAGCACCTTGTCCATGTAGGCCAGGGCCTGCTGCGGCGTGAGCACGGAGGAGGTCACGCCCGGGCGCGACTCGTTCACGCAGTCGTACTTGCGGTTGCAGTAGGCGCACTGGATGTTGCAGGCCGGGGCCACGGGCAGGTGCACGCGGCCGCACTGCCCCTTGACCTTGGGGTTGAAGCAGGGGTGCATGGTCTTGTCCTGGGTGGGACGCAGCTCCATGAGAGACGGGGTGGCGGGCATGGTCATGGCATCCTCCTGGCCTAGATATAGCCGTAGCCGACGTCTGAATCGGCCTGCTTCTTTTCGATGACTGCGTTGACGATCTGGTCGAAGAGGCGCTGCGTGCCCGCGTAGCCGAGGTGCAGCACGCGCTGGGCGCCGAAGCGGTCGTGGATGGGGAAGCCCACGCGGATGAGCGGGATGTCGAGTTCGCGGCCGAGCACGCGGTAGCCCTTGGAGTTGCCGATGACGAGGTCGGGCGAAAGCTCCCTGGCGCGCGCCGCGATCTCGTAGAAGTCCACTCCCTCGCGCACTTCCGGCGGCTCGCGCAGGATGTCGGCGGTCACGGCCGAGACGGCCCCGGCCAGGCGGCCGGACTGGCCCCCGGAGGCCGCGAGCACCGGCTTCACGCCGATTTCGGAGAGGAAGGCGCACATGGCGACCACCAGGTCCTCTTCGCCGTAGACCACGGCCGTCTTGCCCGAAAGGTACTTGTGGCCGTCCACGTAGGCGTCCACCAGGCGGCCGCGGGCCAGCTCGTGGCGGCGCGGCAGGGGACGGCCGGAGATCTCCTCGAGGACCCCGAAGAAGGCGTCGCACTCGCGCAGGCCCACGGGCAGGCCGAGCGAGTGCAGCGGCACGGAGAAGCGCTCGGCCAGGAGGCCGCCGGCGCTCTTTTCGGGGTCCAGGACGCGGCCGAACTCGATGGTGGCGCGCGCCCCGCCCATGGCCCGGATGCGCGCGACGGGCGTGCCGCCGGGCGCGATCTTGACGTAGTCCTCGAGGGCGGGACCGTCAAGGCGCTCCGAGTAGTCGGGCAGGATGGCCGCGTTCAGGCCGAAGTCCTCGAAGAGGTCCTTCAGGTGGCGGATGTCCTCGCAGGAGACGAAGTTCGAGAGCACGTTGACCTGCGTGGACTTGGCCTCGTCCGTGGCCAGCTGGTCCACGACGGCGCGCAGCGCGGCCTGGAAGCCCTCGGCCTGGGTGCCGCCGTAGGACGGGGTGGAGACGTGCACGATCTCGGGCAGGGGCAGGTCGCCGAACTCCTTTTTGAACTCCTTGACCAGCATGGAGACGTCGTCGCCGATGGTCTCGGTGAGGCAGGTGGTGGCCACGCCGATGGCCGTGGCGCCGTACTTCTTCATGACGTTGAGGAGCCCGAGCTTCAGGTTCGGCCCGCCGCCGTGGATGGCCTGCTTCTCGCCCAGGGCGGAGGAGGCGATGTCCACGGGCTCGCGGAAGTGGCTGATGACGTAGCGGCGCATGTATGTGGCGCAGCCCTGCGAGCCGTGCAGGAAGGGCACGCAGCCCTCGATGCCCATGAAGGCCAGGGCCGCGCCGAGCGGCTTGCACATCTTGCAGGCGTTGGTCGTGGAGACGAAGGGATCGGGCTTCACGGCCTCTCCCGGGGTGTTCGCGGCTCCCTTGACGGGCGGCATGGCGCTCATGACGCGGCCTCCTCTGCGGCGTTCGCGGTCGCGCCCGAACCGGCGGCGATCGAGCCCCGCCTGCGCGGGGTGAAGCGCCAGACCGGGCTCATCACGGTGCGGTGCACTTCCAGGGCGAAGTTGTACATGCCCTTGAAGCCTTCCAGGGCCTCCTTGCGCTCGTGGTTGTGGTCGCAGAAGCCCACGCCCAGCTTGTAGGCGATGGGGCGTTCCTTGACCCCGCCCACGAAGATGTCCACGTCCATCTCCTTGATGAACTGGGACAGCTCGAGCGGGTTGGCGTCGTCCACGATGATCGTGCCCTCGTCGGTGATCGCGGCCAGCTCCTTGTAGTCCTCCTCGGTGCCGGTCTGCGAGCCGACCACGGCCACGCTCATGCCCAGGTGGCGGAAGCACTTGACCAGGGAGAAGGCCTTGAAGGCGCCGCCCACGTAGACCGCGGCCTTCTTGCCCGCGAGGTCCTTCTTCATCGCCGCGAGCTTCGGCAGGAGCTCGGCCAGCTCCTCGCGTACCAGCGCGCCCGTGCGCTCCATGATGCCCGGGACGCCGGGAGCCACGGGGTCCTTGTCCTTGAAGAAGCGGGCCACGTCGTAGAGCGCCTTGGACATGTCCTCGATGCCGAAATAGGAGGCGCGGATGAAGGGGATGCCGTACTTGTCCTTCATCATCTTGGCCAGGTCCATGGTCGCGCCGGAGCACTGCACCACGTTCAGCGCCGCGCCGTGGCAGCGGGCCAGGTCGGCCACGCGGCCGTCGCCGGTGATGGTCGCGACCACGTTCACGCCCATGCGCTCGTAGTATTCCTTGATGATCCAGATCTCGCCCGCGAGGTTGAAGTCGCCCAGGATGTTGATGGACAGGGGCGGGATACCGGAGGTGTCGCCGCTGCCCACGAGCTGCATCATGGCCTTGCAGGCGGCCTCGTAGCCCGCGCGCTTGTTGCCCTTGAAGCCCTCGGACTGCACCGGGATGACCGGGATGCCCTTGGCCGCGGCCACGCGCTTGCACACGGCCTGCACGTCGTCGCCGATGATGCCCACGATGCACGTGGAGTAGACGAAGGCCGCGTTCGGGCGGTGGCGGTCGATGAGT
The nucleotide sequence above comes from Desulfovibrio sp. X2. Encoded proteins:
- the nifE gene encoding nitrogenase iron-molybdenum cofactor biosynthesis protein NifE; this translates as MKPVIFEQRKDQIKRKREGDEFTIACNRDSLAGAVSQRACVFCGSRVVLYPIADAVHLVHGPIGCAAYTWDIRGALSSGPELHRLSFSTDLREKDVIFGGEKKLEAALNELIDRHRPNAAFVYSTCIVGIIGDDVQAVCKRVAAAKGIPVIPVQSEGFKGNKRAGYEAACKAMMQLVGSGDTSGIPPLSINILGDFNLAGEIWIIKEYYERMGVNVVATITGDGRVADLARCHGAALNVVQCSGATMDLAKMMKDKYGIPFIRASYFGIEDMSKALYDVARFFKDKDPVAPGVPGIMERTGALVREELAELLPKLAAMKKDLAGKKAAVYVGGAFKAFSLVKCFRHLGMSVAVVGSQTGTEEDYKELAAITDEGTIIVDDANPLELSQFIKEMDVDIFVGGVKERPIAYKLGVGFCDHNHERKEALEGFKGMYNFALEVHRTVMSPVWRFTPRRRGSIAAGSGATANAAEEAAS
- a CDS encoding radical SAM protein, giving the protein MTMPATPSLMELRPTQDKTMHPCFNPKVKGQCGRVHLPVAPACNIQCAYCNRKYDCVNESRPGVTSSVLTPQQALAYMDKVLEREPRITVAGIAGPGDPFANAEATLTTMRLIREKYPHMLFCVSSNGLGVPAHLDAIAEAGITHMTITVNAVDPEVGQHFYRWVKDGKVTYQGKAAAELLWQRQKESIIGLKERGIVVKVNTILTPGLNDQHIEEIARTLSGLGVDLLNIMALIPNEGTPFGTRRPPSRAELDEIRKTAGAYLPQMLHCKRCRADAVGLLEKDLSGEMAGCLSACSKLDEAALLAPPPLDVARPYVAVASMEGMLVNEHLGEALRFQIWGEDGQGGFTMVEERPAPPPGGGPGRWYSLASLLKDCRVVLVAGVGDTPRTVLEEEGIVCVEMEGFIEQGLTAVYKTGDLAAVRTRRKGASCSVGCKGGGEGCG
- a CDS encoding nitrogenase component 1, translated to MPPVKGAANTPGEAVKPDPFVSTTNACKMCKPLGAALAFMGIEGCVPFLHGSQGCATYMRRYVISHFREPVDIASSALGEKQAIHGGGPNLKLGLLNVMKKYGATAIGVATTCLTETIGDDVSMLVKEFKKEFGDLPLPEIVHVSTPSYGGTQAEGFQAALRAVVDQLATDEAKSTQVNVLSNFVSCEDIRHLKDLFEDFGLNAAILPDYSERLDGPALEDYVKIAPGGTPVARIRAMGGARATIEFGRVLDPEKSAGGLLAERFSVPLHSLGLPVGLRECDAFFGVLEEISGRPLPRRHELARGRLVDAYVDGHKYLSGKTAVVYGEEDLVVAMCAFLSEIGVKPVLAASGGQSGRLAGAVSAVTADILREPPEVREGVDFYEIAARARELSPDLVIGNSKGYRVLGRELDIPLIRVGFPIHDRFGAQRVLHLGYAGTQRLFDQIVNAVIEKKQADSDVGYGYI